The proteins below are encoded in one region of Syngnathus acus chromosome 2, fSynAcu1.2, whole genome shotgun sequence:
- the stradb gene encoding STE20-related kinase adapter protein beta, whose amino-acid sequence MSFLDCSCISHTQVQPMDIEECYEDTSQHLLGSGSTPQNVTVGRSEDISALSAEPAHYQFLVELGWGFNNLSQVHMARHTPTGQLVAIKQTNLDECTEEELLLLLNEVFLSRRIRHQNLLTFRLVFSSCCQLWVLTPLMAYGSAHFLMRTYFPDGMSESLIAYLLYGVLQALEYLHRMGYVHRGVKASHILLSEEGRVYLSGLHGVYSMMREGKRMRVVFDMPHHSPGLLPWLSPELLQQDLRGYGVKSDIYSLGIAACELVSGRVPFQDMAPTQTLLLKLRGLHRCLPNTPLFPLGELGGLKASRSGVDSGMGESAATGSATHSTGAPPPATEGPRSPGPKNHSATLHNLVQLCLQQQPECRPSASALMAHNFFKQVKKHTRDSFLSLVYPAVPLTSSQVALLSCCPPTPSCHAQTASTGVCAEATWDFS is encoded by the exons ATGTCTTTCTTG GACTGCTCCTGCATCTCCCACACTCAGGTCCAGCCCATGGACATAGAGGAGTGCTATGAGGACACCAGTCAGCATCTCTTG GGCTCAGGGAGCACCCCTCAAAATGTGACAGTGGGACGCAGCGAGGACATCTCAGCATTGTCGGCGGAGCCTGCCCATTACCAGTTCCTCGTTGAGCTGG ggTGGGGCTTCAACAACCTGAGCCAGGTCCACATGGCGCGCCACACTCCAACCGGGCAACTGGTGGccatcaaacaaacaaacctggATGAGTGCACAGAGGAAGAGCTGCTACTGCTCCTG AATGAGGTTTTCCTGTCCAGGCGGATCCGTCACCAAAACCTACTGACGTTCCGACTCGTCTTCAGTTCTTGCTGCCAACTGTGGGTTCTCACGCCGCTCATGGCCTACG GCTCCGCGCACTTTCTAATGAGAACATATTTCCCCGACGGAATGAGCGAGTCCTTAATAGCGTATCTGCTGTATGGTGTGTTGCAAGCCTTGGAGTATCTGCATCGCATGGGCTACGTCCACAG GGGTGTGAAGGCCAGTCACATCCTGTTGTCAGAAGAAGGCCGAGTCTACCTGTCGGGACTGCACGGCGTTTACAGCATGATGCGTGAAGGCAAGAGGATGAGGGTGGTGTTCGACATGCCCCACCACAGTCCCGGCCTGCTGCCTTGGCTAAGCCCCGAACTGCTGCAACAG GATCTCCGAGGTTATGGAGTCAAGTCTGATATCTACAGTTTGGGAATTGCCGCCTGCGAGTTGGTGAGCGGTAGGGTGCCTTTCCAGGACATGGCACCAACTCAG ACTCTGCTCCTGAAGCTACGCGGTTTGCACCGCTGCCTGCCCAACACCCCTCTCTTCCCACTCGGCGAGCTGGGCGGGTTGAAGGCGTCTCGGTCCGGGGTGGACTCCGGCATGGGAGAGAGCGCAGCCACCGGAAGCGCGACTCACAGCACTGGTGCCCCTCCGCCCGCCACGGAAGGACCTCGAAGTCCCGGACCGAAAAATCACTCTGCCACTTTGCATAATTTGGTGCAACTGTgcctgcagcagcagcctgaGTGCAG ACCATCAGCTTCTGCCCTCATGGCCCACAACTTCTTCAAACAG GTGAAGAAGCACACCAGAGACTCGTTCCTCAGCCTTGTGTACCCAGCCGTGCCACTCACAAGCTCCCAAGTGGCGCTCTTATCCTGCTGTCCTCCCACCCCATCCTGCCACGCTCAAACTGCAAGCACGGGCGTCTGTGCTGAGGCCACCTGGGATTTCTCATAA
- the hecw2b gene encoding E3 ubiquitin-protein ligase HECW2 isoform X2: MATATASSSPPPSSPGTNGSAREHLMAVRRRNPHGRPYTIGPENIRSLSGSSCPSPSVLTSGDQPEAAGVGLQRANSDTDLVTSDSRSSLTASTYQLVLGHGHLVISWDIKEEVDATDWIGLYHIDETCVANVWDSKNRGVNGTQRGQIVWKLEPGPYFMDCETKICFKYYHGVSGALRATTPCITVKNPGVTVGTEGLPESQSGAEHSRKLVSFTLSDIRAVGLKKGMFFNPDPYLKMSIQPGKRTGLPKFTHHGQERRTSIISNTTNPVWHGEKYTFVALGNDVMEIEVKDKFAKSRPIIKRFLGQLIIPVQRLLEGPTADQHPVSYSLCRRLPTDHVSGRLHFRVNITSTGHEDVTGTILGSTVNSDPGSPSDDEDLPHHSTSSRLACGASLTGSDESSLLANGACYYGNSSAWQENTILAAAGGHTHRQVSLNDYLDAIEASGSAVERLPAGPSPRLRSSFPTDTRLNAMLHIDSDEDEESAEQCGSQQETGSQRTTNADISGGSEGSKCEHTGSQAGSPVAESAQADGSSNAANLQMKEGTSMIVNAEDTGASAHVSEEMEASSFPEASQLESASDCTCGEQSSRLDTNLEAPCASSYSCGPLSPIPEVEMRTEVAPRAEEEAAELSSSNSLATTAMTTGSDFGTSEAAQLNGHHSAPTLPSVRHDISRYQRVDEPLPPNWEARIDSHGRIFYVDHVNRTTTWQRPTAPAAQQTLQRSSSIQQMEQLNRRYQSIRRTITNDSRAEEAPANEQPSDETDLPPSSQELRRDSNAAQSSSRSRLYLLLQSPSARFLTSPDFFTVLHSNPSAYRLFTTNTCLKHMISKVRRDTHHFERYQHNRDLVAFLNLFANKQLELPRGWEMKHDHTGKPFFVDHNSRATTFIDPRLPLQSCRPPSLLTHRQHLTRQRSHSAGEVSPRRLVGEECRHAGPPILPRPSSTFTSSACRGQAPDVMPVAYNDKIVAFLRQPNIFEILQERQPDLHRNHSLREKVQLIRTDGASGLARLSGDADLVILLSLFEDEVMSYVPPHALLHPSYCQSPRGSPVSSPQNSPGTQRANARAPAPYKRDFEAKLRNFYRKLETKGYGQGPGKLKLIIRRDHLLEDAFNQITCYSRKDLQRSKLYVSFVGEEGLDYSGPSREFFFLVSRELFNPYYGLFEYSANDTYTVQISPMSAFVDNHHEWFRFSGRILGLALIHQYLLDAFFTRPFYKGLLRIPCELSDLEYLDEEFHQSLQWMKDNDIEDMLDLTFTVNEEVFGQITERELKAGGANIPVTEKNKKEYIERMVKWRIERGVVQQTESLVRGFYEVVDARSVSVFDARELELVMAGTAEIDLSDWRNNTEYRGGYHDNHIVIRWFWAAVERFNNEQRLRLLQFVTGTSSIPYEGFASLRGSNGPRRFCVEKWGKATSLPRAHTCFNRLDLPPYPSFSMLYEKMQTAVEETSTFGLE; the protein is encoded by the exons atggcaacagccacagcttcctcctcccccccgCCATCCTCACCGGGAACCAATGGCAGCGCACGGGAACACCTGATGGCGGTGAGGCGCCGTAACCCTCATGGCCGGCCGTACACGATCGGGCCGGAAAACATCCGCAGCCTGTCCGGGTCTTCTTGCCCCTCGCCGTCGGTCTTGACATCAGGTGACCAGCCGGAAGCAGCAGGGGTGGGGCTGCAGAGGGCCAATAGCGACACTGATCTGGTGACCTCAGACAGTCGCTCCTCACTAACGGCGTCGACGTATCAGCTTGTCCTTggccatggccatctcgtcaTCTCTTGGGACATCAAGGAGGAAGTGGACGCCACGGACTGGATTGGACTGTACCACATCG ACGAGACCTGCGTTGCTAATGTGTGGGACTCCAAGAACCGTGGCGTGAATGGTACTCAGCGAGGCCAGATTGTGTGGAAACTGGAGCCGGGGCCCTACTTCATGGACT GTGAGACTAAGATCTGCTTCAAATATTACCACGGTGTGAGTGGAGCACTAAGAGCAACAACACCTTGCATCACCGTCAAAAACCCTGGAGTGACG GTGGGCACTGAAGGTCTTCCTGAGAGCCAATCAGGGGCAGAGCACAGTCGTAAATTGGTCAGCTTCACTCTCTCAG ACATCCGAGCGGTGGGCCTGAAGAAAGGCATGTTTTTCAACCCGGACCCTTACCTGAAGATGTCCATCCAGCCTGGGAAAAGAACCGGCCTCCCAAAGTTCACCCACCACGGCCAGGAGAGGCGTACCTCCATTATCTCCAATACCACCAACCCCGTGTGGCACGGAGAG AAATACACTTTTGTGGCCCTGGGGAATGACGTGATGGAGATCGAGGTGAAAGATAAGTTTGCCAAGAGTCGACCAATCATCAAGCGCTTTCTGGGTCAGTTGATCATACCCGTGCAGCGACTTCTGGAGGGGCCAACGGCAGA ccaACACCCAGTCAGCTACAGCTTATGTCGCCGCCTTCCGACAGATCATGTTAGCGGGCGGCTGCACTTCCGGGTGAACATCACCTCCACTGGACATGAAG ATGTAACGGGAACCATCTTGGGCAGCACAGTTAACAGCGACCCTGGGAGTCCCTCTGATGATGAAGACCTTCCGCACCACTCCACGTCTTCTCGCCTGGCATGCGGCGCTTCCCTTACAGGCTCGGACGAAAGCTCCCTGTTAGCTAACGGTGCTTGTTACTATGGCAACAGCAGCGCATGGCAAGAAAACACAATTCTAGCGGCTGCGGGCGGCCACACCCACAGGCAAGTTTCCCTCAATGACTACTTGGACGCCATTGAGGCCTCCGGTAGCGCCGTGGAGAGACTTCCCGCAGGGCCGTCGCCCAGACTGCGCTCCAGCTTTCCGACAGACACGCGCCTCAACGCCATGCTCCACATAGACTCTGATGAGGACGAGGAGAGCGCGGAGCAGTGCGGTAGCCAGCAGGAGACGGGATCGCAAAGGACTACAAATGCGGATATTTCCGGAGGGAGCGAGGGCTCCAAATGTGAGCACACCGGATCACAAGCAGGCTCTCCTGTCGCTGAGTCGGCTCAGGCCGATGGTTCGAGTAATGCAGCAAACCTACAAATGAAGGAGGGAACGTCGATGATCGTCAATGCAGAAGATACTGGCGCTTCGGCACACGTTAGTGAAGAGATGGAAGCCAGTAGTTTTCCTGAAGCTTCGCAACTAGAGTCTGCCAGCGATTGCACATGCGGCGAGCAAAGTTCAAGGCTGGACACCAACTTAGAGGCACCCTGCGCTTCTTCATATAGCTGCGGCCCACTTTCACCCATTCCG GAGGTGGAGATGAGGACGGAAGTGGCTCCGAGGGCAGAGGAGGAAGCAGCCGAGCTATCAAGCAGCAACAGCTTGGCAACGACTGCTATGACAACCGGCAGCGACTTTGGAACCTCTGAAGCAG CTCAGCTCAATGGCCATCATTCTGCTCCTACGCTGCCGTCTGTCCGCCATGACATCAGTCGCTACCAGAGAGTGGATGAGCCCCTCCCGCCGA ACTGGGAGGCACGGATCGACAGCCACGGGAGGATTTTTTACGTGGACCACGTGAACAGAACCACCACCTGGCAACGTCCCACTGCTCCGGCTGCCCAGCAGACACTTCAGAGATCCAGTTCCATCCAACAGATGGAGCAGCTGAACCGCAG GTATCAGAGCATCCGAAGGACGATAACCAATGATAGTAGAGCAGAGGAGGCTCCGGCCAATGAGCAGCCGTCAGACGAGACCGATCTGCCCCCCAGCTCGCAAG AGCTGCGTCGAGACAGCAATGCAGCCCAGTCCAGCTCCAGATCCCGCCTCTACCTGCTACTCCAGTCTCCCAGTGCCAGGTTCCTCACCAGCCCCGACTTCTTCACTGTGCTGCATTCTAACCCT AGTGCCTATCGCTTGTTTACCACCAACACGTGCTTGAAACACATGATCAGTAAGGTTCGCCGGGACACGCACCACTTTGAGCGCTACCAGCACAACAGGGACCTGGTGGCCTTTCTCAACTTGTTTGCCAACAAACAGCTGGAATTGCCTCGAGGCTGGGAGATGAAGCACGACCACACCGGCAAG CCTTTCTTTGTGGATCACAATAGCCGCGCGACCACCTTCATCGACCCTCGGCTGCCCCTGCAGAGCTGTCGACCGCCGAGCCTTTTGACTCACCGCCAACACCTGACCCGCCAACGCAGCCATAGCGCCGGTGAAGTCAGCCCTCGGCGCCTG GTGGGCGAAGAGTGCCGTCATGCCGGACCGCCCATCTTGCCGAGGCCGTCGAGCACCTTTACGTCGTCGGCCTGCAGGGGCCAGGCGCCGGATGTCATGCCAGTGG CGTACAACGACAAGATTGTGGCATTTCTACGGCAACCCAACATCTTTGAGATTTTACAAGAAAGGCAGCCAGATTTGCACCGGAACCATTCGCTCAG gGAGAAGGTCCAGCTGATCCGCACAGATGGAGCGTCGGGATTGGCGCGGCTGTCAGGAGACGCCGACCTCGTCATTTTGCTGAG TTTGTTTGAGGATGAAGTCATGTCCTATGTTCCTCCTCATGCCTTACTGCACCCCAGCTACTGCCAGTCTCCTCGGGGCTCTCCCGTCTCCTCCCCTCAAAACTCACCCG GTACTCAGAGAGCAAACGCCAGAGCTCCAGCACCCTATAAGAGAGACTTTGAGGCCAAACTGCGCAACTTCTATCGAAAGTTGGAGACCAAAGGCTACGGCCAAGGACCAGGGAAGCTCAA GTTGATCATCCGCCGTGACCACCTGCTGGAAGATGCCTTCAATCAGATCACATGCTACTCCCGCAAAGATCTGCAGCGCAGCAAGCTCTACGTCAGCTTTGTGGGCGAGGAGGG ATTGGACTATAGTGGACCTTCCCGAGAATTCTTCTTCCTGGTCTCCAGAGAATTGTTCAACCCTTACTATGGTCTCTTTGAATATTCGGCCAACGACACATACACAGTCCAGATCAGCCCCATGTCGGCCTTTGTGGACAATCACCATGAATG GTTTCGCTTCAGCGGCCGCATCCTGGGTTTGGCACTGATCCACCAATACCTTCTGGATGCCTTCTTCACCCGACCCTTCTACAAAGGATTATTGCGCAT cCCGTGCGAGCTGAGCGACCTGGAGTACCTGGATGAGGAATTTCACCAGTCACTTCAGTGGATGAAAGACAACGACATTGAGGACATGCTGGACCTCACCTTCACTGTCAATGAAGAAGTGTTTGGGCAG ATAACTGAGCGGGAGCTGAAGGCTGGTGGAGCCAACATCCCAGTGACAGAAAAGAACAAGAAGGAGTACATCGAAAGGATGGTAAAGTGGCGAATCGAGCGTGGTGTCGTACAGCAGACGGAAAGCTTGGTCAGAGGCTTTTACGAG GTGGTGGACGCAAGGTCTGTGTCGGTGTTTGATGCCAGGGAGCTGGAGCTGGTGATGGCGGGCACGGCAGAGATTGATTTGTCCGATTGGAGGAACAACACCGAGTATAGAGGag gttaccatgacaaccatATAGTTATCCGTTGGTTCTGGGCCGCAGTGGAGAGATTCAACAATGAGCAAAGACTTCGGCTCTTGCAG TTTGTGACTGGGACATCAAGTATTCCCTACGAGGGTTTTGCATCTCTGCGAGGAAGCAATGGACCTCGGCGTTTCTGCGTGGAAAAGTGGGGCAAAGCCACGTCTCTGCCCAG AGCTCACACGTGTTTCAACCGCCTGGACCTGCCTCCCTATCCATCCTTCTCTATGCTCTACGAGAAGATGCAGACTGCCGTGGAGGAAACCAGCACTTTTGGACTGGAGTGA
- the hecw2b gene encoding E3 ubiquitin-protein ligase HECW2 isoform X1 — MATATASSSPPPSSPGTNGSAREHLMAVRRRNPHGRPYTIGPENIRSLSGSSCPSPSVLTSGDQPEAAGVGLQRANSDTDLVTSDSRSSLTASTYQLVLGHGHLVISWDIKEEVDATDWIGLYHIDETCVANVWDSKNRGVNGTQRGQIVWKLEPGPYFMDCETKICFKYYHGVSGALRATTPCITVKNPGVTVGTEGLPESQSGAEHSRKLVSFTLSDIRAVGLKKGMFFNPDPYLKMSIQPGKRTGLPKFTHHGQERRTSIISNTTNPVWHGEKYTFVALGNDVMEIEVKDKFAKSRPIIKRFLGQLIIPVQRLLEGPTADQHPVSYSLCRRLPTDHVSGRLHFRVNITSTGHEDVTGTILGSTVNSDPGSPSDDEDLPHHSTSSRLACGASLTGSDESSLLANGACYYGNSSAWQENTILAAAGGHTHRQVSLNDYLDAIEASGSAVERLPAGPSPRLRSSFPTDTRLNAMLHIDSDEDEESAEQCGSQQETGSQRTTNADISGGSEGSKCEHTGSQAGSPVAESAQADGSSNAANLQMKEGTSMIVNAEDTGASAHVSEEMEASSFPEASQLESASDCTCGEQSSRLDTNLEAPCASSYSCGPLSPIPEVEMRTEVAPRAEEEAAELSSSNSLATTAMTTGSDFGTSEAGAAGPEVQGEEADEEEEADERGEVWKRRSVRATEVASHNQVACRPREGLGTTLSERESAQLNGHHSAPTLPSVRHDISRYQRVDEPLPPNWEARIDSHGRIFYVDHVNRTTTWQRPTAPAAQQTLQRSSSIQQMEQLNRRYQSIRRTITNDSRAEEAPANEQPSDETDLPPSSQELRRDSNAAQSSSRSRLYLLLQSPSARFLTSPDFFTVLHSNPSAYRLFTTNTCLKHMISKVRRDTHHFERYQHNRDLVAFLNLFANKQLELPRGWEMKHDHTGKPFFVDHNSRATTFIDPRLPLQSCRPPSLLTHRQHLTRQRSHSAGEVSPRRLVGEECRHAGPPILPRPSSTFTSSACRGQAPDVMPVAYNDKIVAFLRQPNIFEILQERQPDLHRNHSLREKVQLIRTDGASGLARLSGDADLVILLSLFEDEVMSYVPPHALLHPSYCQSPRGSPVSSPQNSPGTQRANARAPAPYKRDFEAKLRNFYRKLETKGYGQGPGKLKLIIRRDHLLEDAFNQITCYSRKDLQRSKLYVSFVGEEGLDYSGPSREFFFLVSRELFNPYYGLFEYSANDTYTVQISPMSAFVDNHHEWFRFSGRILGLALIHQYLLDAFFTRPFYKGLLRIPCELSDLEYLDEEFHQSLQWMKDNDIEDMLDLTFTVNEEVFGQITERELKAGGANIPVTEKNKKEYIERMVKWRIERGVVQQTESLVRGFYEVVDARSVSVFDARELELVMAGTAEIDLSDWRNNTEYRGGYHDNHIVIRWFWAAVERFNNEQRLRLLQFVTGTSSIPYEGFASLRGSNGPRRFCVEKWGKATSLPRAHTCFNRLDLPPYPSFSMLYEKMQTAVEETSTFGLE; from the exons atggcaacagccacagcttcctcctcccccccgCCATCCTCACCGGGAACCAATGGCAGCGCACGGGAACACCTGATGGCGGTGAGGCGCCGTAACCCTCATGGCCGGCCGTACACGATCGGGCCGGAAAACATCCGCAGCCTGTCCGGGTCTTCTTGCCCCTCGCCGTCGGTCTTGACATCAGGTGACCAGCCGGAAGCAGCAGGGGTGGGGCTGCAGAGGGCCAATAGCGACACTGATCTGGTGACCTCAGACAGTCGCTCCTCACTAACGGCGTCGACGTATCAGCTTGTCCTTggccatggccatctcgtcaTCTCTTGGGACATCAAGGAGGAAGTGGACGCCACGGACTGGATTGGACTGTACCACATCG ACGAGACCTGCGTTGCTAATGTGTGGGACTCCAAGAACCGTGGCGTGAATGGTACTCAGCGAGGCCAGATTGTGTGGAAACTGGAGCCGGGGCCCTACTTCATGGACT GTGAGACTAAGATCTGCTTCAAATATTACCACGGTGTGAGTGGAGCACTAAGAGCAACAACACCTTGCATCACCGTCAAAAACCCTGGAGTGACG GTGGGCACTGAAGGTCTTCCTGAGAGCCAATCAGGGGCAGAGCACAGTCGTAAATTGGTCAGCTTCACTCTCTCAG ACATCCGAGCGGTGGGCCTGAAGAAAGGCATGTTTTTCAACCCGGACCCTTACCTGAAGATGTCCATCCAGCCTGGGAAAAGAACCGGCCTCCCAAAGTTCACCCACCACGGCCAGGAGAGGCGTACCTCCATTATCTCCAATACCACCAACCCCGTGTGGCACGGAGAG AAATACACTTTTGTGGCCCTGGGGAATGACGTGATGGAGATCGAGGTGAAAGATAAGTTTGCCAAGAGTCGACCAATCATCAAGCGCTTTCTGGGTCAGTTGATCATACCCGTGCAGCGACTTCTGGAGGGGCCAACGGCAGA ccaACACCCAGTCAGCTACAGCTTATGTCGCCGCCTTCCGACAGATCATGTTAGCGGGCGGCTGCACTTCCGGGTGAACATCACCTCCACTGGACATGAAG ATGTAACGGGAACCATCTTGGGCAGCACAGTTAACAGCGACCCTGGGAGTCCCTCTGATGATGAAGACCTTCCGCACCACTCCACGTCTTCTCGCCTGGCATGCGGCGCTTCCCTTACAGGCTCGGACGAAAGCTCCCTGTTAGCTAACGGTGCTTGTTACTATGGCAACAGCAGCGCATGGCAAGAAAACACAATTCTAGCGGCTGCGGGCGGCCACACCCACAGGCAAGTTTCCCTCAATGACTACTTGGACGCCATTGAGGCCTCCGGTAGCGCCGTGGAGAGACTTCCCGCAGGGCCGTCGCCCAGACTGCGCTCCAGCTTTCCGACAGACACGCGCCTCAACGCCATGCTCCACATAGACTCTGATGAGGACGAGGAGAGCGCGGAGCAGTGCGGTAGCCAGCAGGAGACGGGATCGCAAAGGACTACAAATGCGGATATTTCCGGAGGGAGCGAGGGCTCCAAATGTGAGCACACCGGATCACAAGCAGGCTCTCCTGTCGCTGAGTCGGCTCAGGCCGATGGTTCGAGTAATGCAGCAAACCTACAAATGAAGGAGGGAACGTCGATGATCGTCAATGCAGAAGATACTGGCGCTTCGGCACACGTTAGTGAAGAGATGGAAGCCAGTAGTTTTCCTGAAGCTTCGCAACTAGAGTCTGCCAGCGATTGCACATGCGGCGAGCAAAGTTCAAGGCTGGACACCAACTTAGAGGCACCCTGCGCTTCTTCATATAGCTGCGGCCCACTTTCACCCATTCCG GAGGTGGAGATGAGGACGGAAGTGGCTCCGAGGGCAGAGGAGGAAGCAGCCGAGCTATCAAGCAGCAACAGCTTGGCAACGACTGCTATGACAACCGGCAGCGACTTTGGAACCTCTGAAGCAG GGGCTGCCGGCCCAGAAGTGCAGGGAGAGGAGGcggatgaggaagaggaggcggaTGAGCGGGGGGAGGTGTGGAAGAGACGCTCTGTGCGGGCCACTGAAGTTGCGAGCCACAACCAGGTGGCATGCAGGCCCAGAGAAGGACTCGGCACCACTTTATCAGAGCGAGAATCCG CTCAGCTCAATGGCCATCATTCTGCTCCTACGCTGCCGTCTGTCCGCCATGACATCAGTCGCTACCAGAGAGTGGATGAGCCCCTCCCGCCGA ACTGGGAGGCACGGATCGACAGCCACGGGAGGATTTTTTACGTGGACCACGTGAACAGAACCACCACCTGGCAACGTCCCACTGCTCCGGCTGCCCAGCAGACACTTCAGAGATCCAGTTCCATCCAACAGATGGAGCAGCTGAACCGCAG GTATCAGAGCATCCGAAGGACGATAACCAATGATAGTAGAGCAGAGGAGGCTCCGGCCAATGAGCAGCCGTCAGACGAGACCGATCTGCCCCCCAGCTCGCAAG AGCTGCGTCGAGACAGCAATGCAGCCCAGTCCAGCTCCAGATCCCGCCTCTACCTGCTACTCCAGTCTCCCAGTGCCAGGTTCCTCACCAGCCCCGACTTCTTCACTGTGCTGCATTCTAACCCT AGTGCCTATCGCTTGTTTACCACCAACACGTGCTTGAAACACATGATCAGTAAGGTTCGCCGGGACACGCACCACTTTGAGCGCTACCAGCACAACAGGGACCTGGTGGCCTTTCTCAACTTGTTTGCCAACAAACAGCTGGAATTGCCTCGAGGCTGGGAGATGAAGCACGACCACACCGGCAAG CCTTTCTTTGTGGATCACAATAGCCGCGCGACCACCTTCATCGACCCTCGGCTGCCCCTGCAGAGCTGTCGACCGCCGAGCCTTTTGACTCACCGCCAACACCTGACCCGCCAACGCAGCCATAGCGCCGGTGAAGTCAGCCCTCGGCGCCTG GTGGGCGAAGAGTGCCGTCATGCCGGACCGCCCATCTTGCCGAGGCCGTCGAGCACCTTTACGTCGTCGGCCTGCAGGGGCCAGGCGCCGGATGTCATGCCAGTGG CGTACAACGACAAGATTGTGGCATTTCTACGGCAACCCAACATCTTTGAGATTTTACAAGAAAGGCAGCCAGATTTGCACCGGAACCATTCGCTCAG gGAGAAGGTCCAGCTGATCCGCACAGATGGAGCGTCGGGATTGGCGCGGCTGTCAGGAGACGCCGACCTCGTCATTTTGCTGAG TTTGTTTGAGGATGAAGTCATGTCCTATGTTCCTCCTCATGCCTTACTGCACCCCAGCTACTGCCAGTCTCCTCGGGGCTCTCCCGTCTCCTCCCCTCAAAACTCACCCG GTACTCAGAGAGCAAACGCCAGAGCTCCAGCACCCTATAAGAGAGACTTTGAGGCCAAACTGCGCAACTTCTATCGAAAGTTGGAGACCAAAGGCTACGGCCAAGGACCAGGGAAGCTCAA GTTGATCATCCGCCGTGACCACCTGCTGGAAGATGCCTTCAATCAGATCACATGCTACTCCCGCAAAGATCTGCAGCGCAGCAAGCTCTACGTCAGCTTTGTGGGCGAGGAGGG ATTGGACTATAGTGGACCTTCCCGAGAATTCTTCTTCCTGGTCTCCAGAGAATTGTTCAACCCTTACTATGGTCTCTTTGAATATTCGGCCAACGACACATACACAGTCCAGATCAGCCCCATGTCGGCCTTTGTGGACAATCACCATGAATG GTTTCGCTTCAGCGGCCGCATCCTGGGTTTGGCACTGATCCACCAATACCTTCTGGATGCCTTCTTCACCCGACCCTTCTACAAAGGATTATTGCGCAT cCCGTGCGAGCTGAGCGACCTGGAGTACCTGGATGAGGAATTTCACCAGTCACTTCAGTGGATGAAAGACAACGACATTGAGGACATGCTGGACCTCACCTTCACTGTCAATGAAGAAGTGTTTGGGCAG ATAACTGAGCGGGAGCTGAAGGCTGGTGGAGCCAACATCCCAGTGACAGAAAAGAACAAGAAGGAGTACATCGAAAGGATGGTAAAGTGGCGAATCGAGCGTGGTGTCGTACAGCAGACGGAAAGCTTGGTCAGAGGCTTTTACGAG GTGGTGGACGCAAGGTCTGTGTCGGTGTTTGATGCCAGGGAGCTGGAGCTGGTGATGGCGGGCACGGCAGAGATTGATTTGTCCGATTGGAGGAACAACACCGAGTATAGAGGag gttaccatgacaaccatATAGTTATCCGTTGGTTCTGGGCCGCAGTGGAGAGATTCAACAATGAGCAAAGACTTCGGCTCTTGCAG TTTGTGACTGGGACATCAAGTATTCCCTACGAGGGTTTTGCATCTCTGCGAGGAAGCAATGGACCTCGGCGTTTCTGCGTGGAAAAGTGGGGCAAAGCCACGTCTCTGCCCAG AGCTCACACGTGTTTCAACCGCCTGGACCTGCCTCCCTATCCATCCTTCTCTATGCTCTACGAGAAGATGCAGACTGCCGTGGAGGAAACCAGCACTTTTGGACTGGAGTGA